The sequence GTGGAATTGGTCAGTACTTCCTTTGAAGATGTATCCTTGAAAATCGGTAAAAATAAATTAGTCAATAACGAAGACTTTGTTTTTACCGGTGATGGCGACATGAAGAAAGCAGCCAAATCTGAGTTAGTTTTTCTTGGATTAGTGTCTGATGAAAATTTAGCAAAAGTAGACGTTACTGATAAACTAGTTGGTATTTGGGCTGTAGGTGTACGCTCCAATGACTTAGTCAAAAAAGTAATGGATGCTGGTGCAGCAGGTATTGTGATCGTATCCATGGAAGGTCAGGCCAACTTTGATCGAATCGCCAATAGATACAAAACACTAGCAGGAAAAGGAAGAATTGGGTTCCCTAAAGAAGTAGAGCAAAGACCTATATTCATGGTAAGTTCTGATAAAATGGGAGAGTTATTCGAAACTTCTGTAGAAGAATTGAAAGAAGCTGCTAAATCCAATCCTGAATCCATCAAGTCTCAAAAAGCCAACTACCAAATCAAAAAGAAAGTAGAAGATGTGGAGTCTTCCAATATCCTAGCTTTCTTAGAAGGAACTGACAAAAAAGATGAAATCGTGGTAATTTCTTCTCACTACGACCACGTAGGGGTTAGCAGCACTGGAGAAGTATTCAATGGTGCAGATGATGATGGCTCTGGTACTGTTTCTGTCATGGAAATTGCAGAAGCATTTGCAACTGCTGCCAAAGATGGTATCAAACCAAGAAGATCTATCTTATTCTTGAACGTGACTGGAGAAGAAAAAGGCCTGTTGGGTTCTGAGTACTATTCCGAAAACCCAATTCTTCCATTGGAAAACACCATTGTAGATATCAATATAGATATGGTGGGTAGAATTGATTACGAATACCAAGATGCAGAAAACAAAGATTTCGTATATGTAATTGGCTCGGAGATGTTATCTACAGATCTGAAAAAAATCTTGGAATACAACAACATCACGTACAGCAATTTGATCTTGGATTACAGATATGATGCTGAAGACGATCCAAACAGATTCTACTACAGATCAGACCACTACAACTTTGCGAAGCACAATATACCTGTTGCTTTTTTCTTCAATGGTGTTCATGATGATTATCACCAAGTAACTGACACCGTAGATAAAATCGAATTCCCATTGATGGCCAAAAGAGCGAAACTGATTTTCTATACAGCTTGGGATCTTGCCAATAGAGAAAATAAAATTCGTGTAGACGGTACCAATACAAGAGGAACCAGATAAATTCAAAAAGCCTCGGAAATAAATTCCGAGGCTTTTTCTTTACTTTCCTTTATTGCGTTGATTTTTTTGCTTCAACTGATTTCTATTCTTTTTCGCCTTCGAATTTTTATTGCCCCGTTTCTTCTCCTCTTTTGCTTTTTCAGTAAAAGGATTCGCTTTTTTTCTTTCCTTCTTTTCGTGGAATGCCCCTTTGTAATTTGGATCATCCCGTTGTTTCAAACGATCAAGTTCTCTTGCATAAGCCTGCTTCTCTTCAAACGGCGTGTTGGTGATATCTACTCCTGAAGGGATTGGTAACTCTTCCACTTTCATCCGAATGATTTCTTCAATCCGTTCAAAATGGTACTCTTCTGCAGGATTTACGAAAGTAATGGCCTTCCCTTCCTGCTCAGCTCTTCCCGTCCTTCCAATTCGGTGAACATAGTCTTCATAGATCAATGGCACATCGAAATTAATCACATGAGAGACCATACTAATATCCAGACCACGAGAGGCCACGTCTGTTGCCACCAAAATCCGAACCTCTCCACCCTTGAAATCTTCCATGGAATTAATTCGTGTGTTTTGCCCTTTATTCGCATGGATAACTCTGATTTCCCCAAAATGCCTGCGATCCAAGAAATGGAAGACTTCTTCTGCATTCTTCCTAGATCTGGTAAAGATAATCGCTCTGTTAACCGTTTCCTCCTCCAAAAGCTTCGCCAAGAGGTTGATCTTGGTTTTGATATTTGGGACATGGTATTTGACCTGACCTATAGTTTCGGCTGTAGTGGCTTGTGGGGTTACTTCTACTCGCTCAGGAAATTCTAAAAATTCATGAGCCAATTTCTCAATCCTTCCTCCAAATGTCGCTGAGAAAAGAAGGTTCTGCCTTTTGACAGGAATCACTTCCAAAATAGATCGGATCTGAGGCATAAACCCCATATCCATCATTTTATCTGCCTCATCTAACACCATGGTTTTAAGATCCTTGGTATAGAGTTCATTCTTCCTGTAAATATCCAGAAATCTCCCAGGAGTAGAAATTATGATATCTACCCCGGCTTTGATAGTTTCGATTTGTGTTTTGGGACCAAGCCCACCATACAGGCATGCAAGGCGGAGATCAGTGTACTTCGCCAGGTCCTTTACCACAGACTCTATTTGCATCACCAATTCTCTAGTAGGAGCTAAAATCAGCGCTCTTGGGTGCATTCCTTGTGCGTATTTTACTTTCATTAAAATAGGAAGCACATAGGCTGCCGTTTTGCCGGTTCCCGTTTGAGCTATCCCCAAAACATCATGTCCAGCTAAGGCAAGAGGAATGGATTTCTCCTGAATGGGGGTTGGATGAGTGTATCCAGCCTCAGCAATTGCGTCTAATAATTGACGATTTAGCTTAAATGCTTCAAAACCTAAGGCCTCATTGCTCATGATTCGCTAATTTTATGGTATAATTTGTAAATGAATCTGATAAATCGATGAAAAGTATATTAATCACAGGCGCAAATATAGTCAATGAAGGCCGGATAAGTCCGGGTGATGTTTTAGTAATGAATGGAAGAATTGCCAAAATTGGGTCAGATTTAAGCTCTGAGGCCGCTGACACCCATATTGATGCGAAAGGAAAATATTTACTTCCAGGATTAATTGATGATCAGGTCCACTTTAGGGAGCCCGGACTGACCCATAAAGCGGAAATATATACGGAAGCAAAAGCGGGAGTTGCTGGTGGAACCACCACCTATATGGAAATGCCCAATACCATCCCTCAATCTACCACGATTGAACTTTTGGAAGAAAAATACAAAAGAGCATCAGAAGTTTCCTTGGCGAATTATTCCTTTTTTTTCGGAGCCACCAATGATAACCTGGAAGAGATACTAAAAGTTGACCCTTCTAATGTCTGCGGGGTCAAAGTTTTTCAAGGTTCCTCAACAGGCAATATGTTGGTCGACAATCCACATGTACTCGAAAAGATTTTTGAGAAATGTAAAACCTTGATTGCGATTCATAGTGAAAATGACAATATCATTAAGGCTAACCTGGATTCTTTTAAAGAAATATATGGGGATGATATCCCTGTCAAATTCCACCCAAAAATCAGGTCCGAGGAAGCTTGTTACGATGCCTCTAGCAGAGCCGTAGCCATGGCCAAAAAATACGGTACCAAACTCCATATACTTCATATCAGTACTGCCAAGGAACTTGAACTCTTTGATAATTCCATTCCATTAAAAGATAAAAAAATCACTTCTGAAGCATGTATTCATCACATGTGGTTTTCGGAAGAGGATTATGAAGAAAAGGGAAACCTGATCAAGTGGAATCCTGCTGTAAAAACCGCCAAAGACAGAGAGGCAATATTCAATGCTGTTTTAGATGGAACCATTGACGTGATCGCTACAGACCATGCTCCTCATACCTTGGAAGAAAAAGCTCAACCTTATACCAAAGCTCCTTCAGGCGGCCCATTGAATCAACACAGTTTAGTTGCCATGCTGGACTTTTACCATGAGGGTAAAATCAGTCTAGAGATGATTGTTCAGAAAATGTGTCACAACCTGGCCATCCTTTTTGAAATCAAGGATAGAGGATATATCCGGGAAGGTTATTTTGCCGATCTAGTATTAGTGGATTTAAATGCCCCTTGGACCGTTGAAAAAAGCAATATTCTTTCCAAATGTGGCTGGTCTCCTTTTGAGGGACATACATTCAAATCTAAAGTGACACATACGATCGTTTCTGGACACTTGGCGTACGAAGAAGGAAAATTCCATGAAGAGAAAAAAGGTGAGCGAATAAGTTTTTTAAGAAATTATTAACCGTAACCTTGCACTGGAATATCTTAATAATTACTTTTGCAGACCATTTGGAAGACAAGTCTCTCAAATGAAAAATGGTGATTGTAGCTCAGCTGGTTAGAGCGCTGGTTTGTGGCACCAGAGGTCGCCGGTTCGAACCCGGTCTTTCACCCCAAAACCCCTCATATCGAGGGGTTTTCTTGTTTTAAG comes from Algoriphagus halophilus and encodes:
- a CDS encoding M28 family peptidase; amino-acid sequence: MNKSLLLTGALALGLSLPSLAQTPAQVKYANTITVADLTKNLTYLASDEMKGRDTGSEEQKMAAEYIVNFYKNLGLTGPVDGGYLQKVELVSTSFEDVSLKIGKNKLVNNEDFVFTGDGDMKKAAKSELVFLGLVSDENLAKVDVTDKLVGIWAVGVRSNDLVKKVMDAGAAGIVIVSMEGQANFDRIANRYKTLAGKGRIGFPKEVEQRPIFMVSSDKMGELFETSVEELKEAAKSNPESIKSQKANYQIKKKVEDVESSNILAFLEGTDKKDEIVVISSHYDHVGVSSTGEVFNGADDDGSGTVSVMEIAEAFATAAKDGIKPRRSILFLNVTGEEKGLLGSEYYSENPILPLENTIVDINIDMVGRIDYEYQDAENKDFVYVIGSEMLSTDLKKILEYNNITYSNLILDYRYDAEDDPNRFYYRSDHYNFAKHNIPVAFFFNGVHDDYHQVTDTVDKIEFPLMAKRAKLIFYTAWDLANRENKIRVDGTNTRGTR
- a CDS encoding DEAD/DEAH box helicase; amino-acid sequence: MSNEALGFEAFKLNRQLLDAIAEAGYTHPTPIQEKSIPLALAGHDVLGIAQTGTGKTAAYVLPILMKVKYAQGMHPRALILAPTRELVMQIESVVKDLAKYTDLRLACLYGGLGPKTQIETIKAGVDIIISTPGRFLDIYRKNELYTKDLKTMVLDEADKMMDMGFMPQIRSILEVIPVKRQNLLFSATFGGRIEKLAHEFLEFPERVEVTPQATTAETIGQVKYHVPNIKTKINLLAKLLEEETVNRAIIFTRSRKNAEEVFHFLDRRHFGEIRVIHANKGQNTRINSMEDFKGGEVRILVATDVASRGLDISMVSHVINFDVPLIYEDYVHRIGRTGRAEQEGKAITFVNPAEEYHFERIEEIIRMKVEELPIPSGVDITNTPFEEKQAYARELDRLKQRDDPNYKGAFHEKKERKKANPFTEKAKEEKKRGNKNSKAKKNRNQLKQKNQRNKGK
- a CDS encoding dihydroorotase, translated to MKSILITGANIVNEGRISPGDVLVMNGRIAKIGSDLSSEAADTHIDAKGKYLLPGLIDDQVHFREPGLTHKAEIYTEAKAGVAGGTTTYMEMPNTIPQSTTIELLEEKYKRASEVSLANYSFFFGATNDNLEEILKVDPSNVCGVKVFQGSSTGNMLVDNPHVLEKIFEKCKTLIAIHSENDNIIKANLDSFKEIYGDDIPVKFHPKIRSEEACYDASSRAVAMAKKYGTKLHILHISTAKELELFDNSIPLKDKKITSEACIHHMWFSEEDYEEKGNLIKWNPAVKTAKDREAIFNAVLDGTIDVIATDHAPHTLEEKAQPYTKAPSGGPLNQHSLVAMLDFYHEGKISLEMIVQKMCHNLAILFEIKDRGYIREGYFADLVLVDLNAPWTVEKSNILSKCGWSPFEGHTFKSKVTHTIVSGHLAYEEGKFHEEKKGERISFLRNY